The Engystomops pustulosus chromosome 4, aEngPut4.maternal, whole genome shotgun sequence genome contains a region encoding:
- the LOC140128655 gene encoding olfactory receptor 11L1-like encodes MVLMQGLSRSAETLLVCRAHYPHNLLHCLKVKAPSNTSGIVSVILLGFPNIGSFRWILFTLLLVIYCVTICGNLLIIALVSISQNLHSPMYFFLSCLSICDIMWITDIVPNALYCLQVEVGIMCFRCCFVQYYFFAATLCVECLLLAVMSFDRYLAICSPLRYTSIMKMVMCRCMALISWSLSFFVIWLLTLSIYLLDFCGPYVINHFFCDFSPLLQMSCSDTSMIQLEVTLLSVPVVFLPFIFIISTYVCILSSIFQIRALTQRQKAFSTCSSHQTVVSVFYGTIISTYLVPSNGETMKASKILSLLYTVGTPLLNPIIYSLRNKDIKLAIIKCIQKLFPTKGE; translated from the coding sequence GTCTTTCCAGAAGTGCAGAGACATTACTTGTTTGTAGAGCACATTATCCTCACAATCTGCTTCACTGTCTTAAGGTTAAAGCTCCAAGTAACACAAGTGGGATAGTCTCAGTAATTCTCCTTGGATTTCCTAACATTGGAAGCTTTAGATGGATTCTTTTCACTCTCCTCTTGGTGATCTACTGTGTGacaatatgtgggaacctcctgatcatcgcCCTGGTGTCCATCAGCCAGAACCTCCactctcccatgtacttcttcctctCGTGTCTCTCCATCTGTGACATCATGTGGATAACAGACATTGTCCCCAATGCACTTTATTGCTTACAGGTTGAAGTGGGGATCATGTGTTTTAGATGTTGTTTTGTACAATATTACTTTTTTGCTGCTACTTTATGTGTGGAATGTCTTCTTCTTGCTGTCATGTCTTTTGATCGATATTTGGCTATTTGTAGTCCTCTACGTTATACGTCTATCATGAAGATGGTGATGTGCCGGTGTATGGCCTTAATTTCCTGGAGTCTGAGCTTCTTTGTCATTTGGCTGCTTACACTATCCATCTACCTGCTGGACTTTTGTGGACCTTATGTTATTAACCATTTCTTCTGTGATTTTTCTCCCTTGCTCCAAATGTCTTGTTCTGATACCTCAATGATTCAACTAGAAGTTACTCTACTGAGCGTTCCCGTTGTTTTTCTTCCATTTATTTTCATCATTTCAACATATGTTTGTATACTCTCCTCCATCTTTCAGATCCGAGCACTTACCCAGAGGCAGAAAGCTTTCTCCACCTGCAGCTCTCACCAGACTGTGGTTTCTGTATTTTATGGGACCATAATCAGCACGTACTTAGTTCCCAGCAATGGGGAAACCATGAAAGCCAGTAAAATCCTGTCCCTATTGTACACCGTGGGGACCCCATTGTTGAATCCCATTATATATAGTTTAAGAAATAAAGATATTAAACTAGcaattataaaatgtattcaGAAATTATTCCCAACTAAAGgagaataa